One Glutamicibacter halophytocola DNA segment encodes these proteins:
- a CDS encoding Maf family protein, whose protein sequence is MSTQTRTPARLVLASASWGRKKVLTDAGLQFSTQVSAVDEDAVLATAVARHGQQSPAQTAQLLARAKAEDVAHAGHPAGTMVLGCDSVFELDGVAYGKPHTEQVARERWQQLSGSTGVLHSGHWLIDTANPEQARGQVSSTVVHFSTVSDAEIEAYVASGEPLPCAGAFTIDGLAAAFIESIEGNFQNVVGLDVFVLRSLLDHAGVSIVDLWK, encoded by the coding sequence GCAGACCCGGACTCCCGCCCGGCTAGTACTGGCCTCCGCCTCGTGGGGACGCAAAAAAGTGCTCACCGACGCGGGCCTGCAATTCTCCACCCAGGTTTCGGCGGTGGATGAGGATGCAGTGCTGGCCACGGCCGTTGCCCGGCACGGCCAGCAGTCCCCTGCGCAGACAGCTCAGCTGCTGGCCCGAGCCAAGGCTGAAGATGTCGCCCACGCCGGGCATCCTGCCGGGACGATGGTGCTCGGTTGCGATTCGGTCTTCGAACTCGACGGCGTCGCCTACGGCAAACCTCATACCGAGCAGGTGGCCCGCGAACGCTGGCAGCAATTGAGCGGCTCGACCGGCGTGCTGCATTCGGGACATTGGCTGATTGACACGGCCAATCCGGAACAGGCCCGAGGCCAGGTCTCCTCCACCGTGGTTCACTTCTCCACCGTCAGCGATGCCGAGATCGAGGCCTACGTTGCCAGCGGGGAGCCGCTGCCCTGCGCTGGGGCATTTACCATCGATGGCCTGGCTGCCGCCTTCATCGAGTCCATTGAAGGCAACTTCCAGAACGTCGTGGGCCTGGACGTTTTTGTTCTTCGCAGCCTGCTGGACCACGCCGGAGTCAGCATCGTGGACCTCTGGAAATAG